The window CATTTCtccacaaatttcaattttcggtCCTTCGCTACTTTTTTCATATTAAGGCCCTTGTCGTGCCATATTGGTCCAATCGAGCCGAATATTTGAACCTTATTTCTAAATTCTTTTGGTTAGGAAACtctgaatttaattcatttcatttccatattgTTCTGCTCATAAAAAACTGATAAGCGCAGTGTGTTGACATTCAGCGTCTTCTCAACCATAGACGACGTATTTTCAGTGGATAACCTCTCATTGtcgaacaataacaataacctgACTTTTCGTAAACAATTTCATGAttgtttactttcgattatttcgTTTCTCTATTTCTATATTCTCGCTCTTTCTGTCAGGTATTGTTCTTGTTTGAACATTTATCGATCTATAGTGTCCATACtttgttattgatattttcattttcgttcaatttgaaaaacttttcaaaataaactttCGACCTAACATTATAACTGCAGTATACTTTGAACCGTAGAACAGCTCATTCCACTCACAATGAATTCTAAAGTGAAACAGAATAAAGCACGACGTCAAGTTCTCATTGATGACATCGAGGAAATTTTGGTTTTAGCTCAGGCTGCGGTAACTGATCAAAGTCTTCACGTACGATTTCGTTTAAGATACGAAAGTCTGGAAGAAATTCACAGCGAATTTCAAACTCTGCACAGTGCTATCATAGTACTTTTAGCAAATTCAGATGAACCAGATTACAACGCCGAAAAATCAGTTAGAGCTGCGTTTACCGATAATTATTTCACAATCAAAACGATCTACGTGAATTTGTTTCCTGTCGTTATACCTGAGACCAATCGTATATCAAAATCGCCAAGTGTTAAACTTCCTAAAATCGTTTTACCTATTTTTGATGGTAATTATAAGGAATGGCCAACGTTTTATGACTTATTCAAAAGCTTAGTTCACGAGAATTCTAATTTGAGtcaaatcgaaaaatttcaatatctatTAAGTTCACTTTCTTCTCAAGCTCTTAATTTGCTCAAAGGTTTTCCTTTGAccgctcaaaattatgaaaacgcCTTTCAAACTCTAACTGATAGATATCAAAATAGACGCCTCTTAGCTAATACATGTTGgaatgaaatttataatatttcaaaacttcacAGTGAGTCGGCATCCGGACTTAGACGGATTCTGGAGGTATTTTCGGAAAATTTAGCTGTGTTGAAAAACTTAGGTCTGCCTACTGATCAGTGggactttgttttatttcatctgCTCATTCAAAAATTAGACACAGCCACCATTAAACGATTCGAATTACAGGAATGCTCAACAGACATTCCTTCATTTATCAATTTGCAAACTTTCTTAACTGATCAATGTGTAGCTCTAGAATCAGTGGCTCTTTCTGTTCCTTCAAAATCTCAACAGTTTTCTGATTCTCgaacttcaaaattcaataatactTCAAGTAAACGAAATTCCGCTCTTTTAGTTCAGTCgaaaaataattcagataaaAAAGGCATTAGCTGTAATTATTGCAAGTCATCTCATAATATTTACAACTGTCCTTCGTTTTTGGGAAAAACTGCCTCAGATCGTTTCAAAATTGTCAAAGATAAGAATTGGTGCATCAATTGCCTTCATTCTGGGCATCAATTAAATAACTGTTCTTCGAAATCAACATGTCGAACCTGTAATAAAAAACATCATTCTTTATTGCACATGCGCAGTCCATCAGACGATGTACCTCAGAACGAATCATGCCAATCGCAGAGTCAAACCTCTTATTTTTCGCATTCCAACTCAGTGAATCTTTTGCCTGCCAACTCCACAGTTTTATTGGCTACTGCTCAAGTAGACATCCAAGACGCTTGGGGTAACTTTCAGAAAGTTCGAGTTTTATTAGACGCCGGTTCTCAAATTAATATCATATCCCAATCTTGTGTTAATAAGTTAGGATTGCAAATTTCAAAGACTGCACTTTCAATTACTGGCATAGGGGAAAGTTCATCTACTGCTTCTGGTAGCACTGTCTGCTCTATTCGCCCTACAGGTCAGATCAATCCATCTTTCACCTTTGACGCTGTAGTTCTCCCAAAAATTTGTACACAAATGCCGACCTCTTTAGTCCAATTTTCCAATTGGAAATGCATCTCCAACAAAAAATTAGcagatcctgaattttctacTCCACATTCTGTGGACATTCTTCTTGGTGCAGATATTTTCCCACTTGTACTCAAGGACGGTCGAATCAAAGGCAACGGTTCGGAACCTACAGCCCTAGAAACTGTTTTCGGTTGGGTTTTCATGGGACAAATTCAGTCTCCTAGTCGCTCaatgaattcatttcatttgtcTTTAtgtgattcttctttgaattccaCATTAAAGAGGTTCTGGGAACTCGAAGAGGTGCCAACAACAACATCCTCTTCACCAGAGGATCAACGTTGTGAACAACTCTTTGTTGAAGGTCATTCGAGAGATGCTTCGGGACGATACACGGTTGCATTGCCATTTGAAAGTGGCAAATGCGTTTGTTTTGGGGATACATATTCTTTAGCTCTGCGTCGTTTTCTGTCGCTCGAACGTAGACTTATAAGAACTCCAGAAGTTTACCGGGAGTATTGTCATTTCATGAAAGATTATTTGAGTAGTAATCATATGTCGTCAGTAATCACCGATGTcgaaactgaaaataatttctaTATCCCTCATCATTGTATCATCAAGCCTGATAGTGCGTCGACTAAGTTACGAGTAGTGTTCGACGCATCAGCTCACCTTCCAGGTAAATTGTCCTTGAATGATGCTCTCTTGATTGGTCCTAAATTACAGAAGGATATTTTTGTAATTCTGTTGAATTTTCGTGTCCACACTTTCGTTTTCACGGCCGATATAAAACAGATGTATCGTCAAATCTTGATTCAGCCCTCACATCGTGATTACCAAAGAATTCTTTGGAGGTTTTCTCCGTCAGAGCCTATCGGTGCATATCGATTAAACACTGTTACCTACGGAGTTGCGCCTGCTCCTTTTCTTGCTCTTAGAACTTTGTCTCAACTAGCTGAGGACGAAGGAGCCTCTTTCCCAAATGCTTCCAAAATCCTGCTCAGGGATATTTACGTGGACGATATTGTCACTGGCTGTGATGATCTCGAACAGGCCAAAGTTTTGGTGGATGAGTTGATATCATTGTTGGAATGTGGTGGATTTGAGCTTCGTAAGTGGTGTAGCAATAGCCATGAATTACTTTCGCGTGTTCCTTTAGACCACCAACATCAGCATTCCATAAACTTTGATGCCGACTCTGCCATTAAGATTCTTGGTTTGAAATGGTTTCCTTCATTGGATGAATTTTCTTACTCAGTGAAGTCATCTGGTGAGGTCTGCTCAAAACGATCTATCCTGTCTGATCTCTCACGTATTTTTGACCCTCTCGGATTTCTTGCCCCATTTACTTTTCTTGCAAAGCACTTAATCCAGCATCTCTGGACTTTAGGCTTGCAATGGGATGATTCTCTCCCAGTGGAGGTAAACAATCGCTGGAATCAGTGCAAATCTGAATTGCACGAACTAGCAAAGCTCAAAATTCCTAGACTGTTGGCATCAGGTTCCTATTCACGATGCGAACTCCATGGCTTCGGAGACAGTAGTGAACGAGGTTATGCTGCTGTCATTTACCTTAGATTTTTCTATCCCAACGGATCTGTTGGTACATCATTCGTATGTGGCAAATCGAAGGTTTCTCCGGtaaagagaatttcaattcctaGATTGGAACTCTGCGCCTGTCTTCTCTTGTCTAAACTCATTTCCTTAGTTCTCTCGATCTATTCATCCTCCTTTCAGATAAGCAAAGTTTTTGCCTGGTCCGATTCCACAGTCGCTCTGACATGGATCAGATCCTCCCCTCATCGATGGAAATCGTTCGTCAGTAATCGAACGACTCAGATTCAGGAATTGGTTTCGCCAGAACTCTGGTATCATGTCAAATCTAGGGATAACCCCGCTGATTGTGCTTCACGTGGTTTGACGCCAGTTGAACTTCTGAATTGTACATTATGGTGGGCGGGACCATACTGGCTCCGTTCAGAGGAAACCACTTTCGATCGCAGAGAAATGGAAAGTGATCAGAATCTCGTGAGGGAGGAAGAGCGTCACATTTCTTTGCCCACATTTGTCTGCTCGCAATTTGTACCTGAGTTGCTTTCGAAGTTCTCGTCGTTGTCCAAGATTCAGCGTATAGTGGTTTACGTTTTCAGATTCGTTCATAACCTGAAAAACTCCAAGTCTCGTATAAATGGAATTGTATCATCGATGGACCTCAAACATGCTTTCACCTTCATCATCAAGCAAGTACAGCAATCTGTGTTTCAGGCAGATATTGCTaatattcagaatgaaaaacCTATTTCGAAGGGTCTTCGtaagttgaatattttcattggcGAGGATGGTGTTCTCAGGGTGGGCGGCAGACTTTCATTTTCTGGTCTTTCGTATGACCATAAACACCCAGCCCTTCTTCCGTCTTCTCATCGACTCACTGAACTTATAATTCAGCATTTCCATAGAGTTTACCATCATCCAGGTGCCCAAACTCTACAATTTCTCCTTACTCAACAAGTTTGGATATTGTCCGCTAGAAGAGCGATAAATAAAGTTATTTCTCGTTGTCATACCTGTCTCAGGGTGAAACCAAAGGCTTCTCAGCCTTTAATGGGTAATTTGCCCTCTCTAAGAGTGAATCAGCTCAAGCCTTTTCAATGTGTAGGTGTAGACTATGGTGGGCCATTTCAAACAACTATGTCTCGAACTCGCGGTTCTAAATCGTTCAAGTCGTACATATGCCTGTTTGTATGTTTTACAACAAAGGCATTACATTTAGAACTCGTCTCAGATCTCACGTCCAACGCCTTTCTCGCTGCATTACGTCGATTCATTGCTCGACGAGGACGATGCAATCATATATTTAGTGACGGCGGAACGAACTTCAAAGGAGCATATCGAGAGCTCTCAAACTATATGCAAAATGCGCTGATTGAGGAACAAATAAAATGGAGCTTTAATGCCCCTTCTGGTCCACATTTTGGAGGACTTTGGGAATCCGGAATAAAATCCGTTAAATCGCACTTGCTTCGAATCATAGGTGATCAAATTCTTATTTATGAGGAATTTTACACAGTACTTACGCAAATAGAAGCTCTTCTCAACTCGCGCCCGCTTTGTCCACTTAGTAATGACCCGAATGACATATCGGCGTTAACGCCGGGACATTTTCTCACCTTAGCGCCATTGACTGCGTTACCTGAACCGGACTTATCACACCTTTCAATGGGAAGACTTTCACGTTGGCAGCTTTTGACGCGTATCCACCAAGATTTTTGGAAACGGTGGTACTTGGAATATTTAAACACGTTACAACAACGTAAGAAGTGGTTCGATAAAACCACCGATTGTCTCTCAATAGGTACACTCGTACTTATCAAAGATGATCAGCTTCCTCCATTGCGCTGGCGTTTAGGACGAATCGAAAAATTGCACCATGGTGCTGATAAAATAGCTCGAGTAGCTAGTGTCCGTACAACTCAAGGTATACTGCAGAGGCCGGTGGTTAAGTTATGCCCTTTAccacttcaataattttttttttttttttgtcaactcTTTTTTTCGTgtaaaatattctattttagGTGAGCGGTTATGTTACTGCAACTAGTCAACTCAtcttattttctttgttttccttttattgttaataaattcattgttttcCTAATTCAGAGAATATCATTCATTTAAATGTACCGCGGGAAAACATATGCTGGAGATTTGATAGATGCTAGATGCGCGAGAGATTCATTCAAGACCCGTCCGTGCATATGGACATTTTTCATACAGATTTTCCACTCGCTCTTTCGTTGTGTTAAAcgcaatattttctttttcataaaCATTTTCGAGTCGACTCTATTTTCAAGAACAATACCGTTTCTTCGGTTGTGCGAGATTGAGTGTTCCGTCTACCACCCGTTCGACGGCGAAGATCTATCAGCCAAGGACATTTCATGGACTTTACCAAGGTAGGCAGAAATCATTTCtccacaaatttcaattttcggtCCTTCGCTACTTTTTTCATATTAAGGCCCTTGTCGTGCCACTACAATTAAGATAATtgtttaaatgaattatgtgaaaaccctataaaaatcagtgattttTGGGAAGAAATacctctaatttcgttttgaatcgGGCAGACATGTGGTGATCGTTTGTTTGGTTATCGGAAGCTATGCCTGAATGGTTACCGCCAGTGTCATACCACTTTTTTATCTTTAAAACCAAGCTTGAAAATATAAGGATCAAAATTTTGGAACATAGTGtgaatcgagatattgaagataTAGTGACGCTACGTTTGGTGAATAAAAACccaaaaccatcaacagtgaatacCGATACTGCGCTATAAGATCGATTGAGTGcataaattgagaaaaaaatgttctcaaacgcaaaagaaaaattgtatttttcaccaagacaatggaCAATTCTGCTTATCACAAATCGATGGAAACCAGGGTCGAATTGCGCTACCACTTGCTTTTTCTTTGAATCTTGCCCTCGTCTGGCTTTTTCCAAAACTAAAAAGAATGTTcgaatgaagaagtgattgtcgAGGTTGAATcctattttgaaagcaaagCTTAATCTTTGTACAAAAAAGGTATATACTCTTTCACGGCTCAAAGAAGGCAGAAAAAATGGCCCACGAACATTTGTttacaattatttcattaaaaacagaAATACATTGTATTTTACTATAATGTTGAGATTTTTAGCTTCATTTCTTTTAGGTGCGTGGAATTCCCCCGTTCTCCCCTACTCTACATCGGCTGACGCATTGTTGCAGTCTCAGTTCATTAATGAAACTAGTTCACACTAGTCGCGGGTTTATGTTACTGCGCCCTAGGTAAGACAGGTACATCAATTATTGATTCAATCGATGACTGGTTGACGGTCTTGAAGAAAACAGACAACCTGTAAGCGACAGGGACGAACCGCAAATTTGACATTGTTCTTTACAGATATAAGTTTTCTATGATTTATTTACTAAGTAATATGGGGGCCAATAAATCgattcatcaaaatttttacCAGTTTAATTAATAAACTCTTTTTACGTCACATTGTACGAAATGCGATTCAATCATAAAGAGCTGTAACATTACAATAGATTACTCCTTAGAAGTTACAATTGTTGAGCTGAGACTCTATTTTTAATTCTAACAACGGTGATTTGAAATAAActctcagaaattttttttcccaattttacaatttattgatataaaatttacaaaaagTCGACCATTTCTCTGTATGCAACATATACCTAGTCAAGATTAATCAATTAAGTTTCTTTATAAACCATAGAAACCAATATTGTTTATTAGGGTACAAGGTATCATGTGTCTGGTtgcattgcggccgtttgtctttcaatgctcctCTCAATTGCATTAATTGCGTTAGATAACGATCGgctgtgattttttcagtcggttttaacaattcataatacactacgccgagctggtcccaccaaatactgagcatgaccttgcaaccgtgaatattcggtttggtcatCGACCTGGAAGCATGGCcagaatatccccatgatttttttgcttggtattatcgtaatgaacctatatttcgtctccagtcacaatgcgaggcagaaatcctttccttctctgccttgcaagcagctgttcacaagcaaacacaCGCCGTTCAACAtgtctcggcttcaactcatacgacacccaatttccttgtttctgaatcattcctatgactttctggcgttttgaaatggcttgttgcgtctctACCAATTTTTATTGCGTTTGGcttgagtcttgatcaaataatgcctccaatgcTGCATCTTCTCTTTGcctccgccatgctggtcttggacgtcaaaatcaccgttcttatgTATTTGGGAGcgttcgatgagcctcagtcacagatttctttatattaaagcagaaaattaaaacctttcgcaaatgacgaaaatttggctgGTAAGCTGCCATGGTTAATCGAGAATatttttatgatgcagatacaaatcgactaatatttcgatggcgttatgtttacaaatacttaagcatATGGTATGACTTctacaattttatttatttcgactaccacttatcgcACCTACCGCTACAGACATTCattacaaaacggcggaagcaaaattgttcaCCTAATACATTCATTATCTTGAATAATACCACAGATTTTTCTAGTTTTCGGTTTAAGGTTCACCATAcatttcgaattgaattaaCTAGTTCATCAATAGATCAACAtcattcaataatttctgaaagctTTCATCAATCtaccaatatttttcctaactaAACTAAAACTACCCTAAATCATTTTCACTGCCTTAATTCAATCCCACCATGATTTCCATGATGCGATAATGTGACGGTGCCGTAGTACGGCACTGCGCTAGGGCATCTTCTCGCAGCATCGTCAAAGATCAGAGAAGAGTCAATAAACCCTATGCACCTGCCGGCCCCAGGTCAGCGGCACTCCGGATACTCTCGGATCATATCTCAGACTGTAGGAACTAGAGGAATCCGGAACTCACACCGAGTCCTGATACAAGGACGAATTTCGAATCGATTACGTCATCGGGCTTGTTCCCATTGTCCTCAACGTCACTCCTAGGTAGGGTTTTTCGTATTTtgcaaaatgtttttttggtCTTGGTTTTTTATGCAAATCGCTGTTGGCTATGTGCTCCTTAACGACATATTAGGTATACCAACCcaggaaaaaatcgaaaaaaatcatgTGAAAACAAGAACTTCTTTGGATTGTTCATATTCGTACTTCCTTGATAGTCAGATCCTTTCAAAAAACGGGACTAGAATTATCAACTATCATTCTACTGCAACCTGAAAATGAATGTGTTATTGGCGTCGATTTTTTAATATCTGACAAGTGATATCTATTGTCAAGTAAAATTATAAGTTGATTgagatttaattattattatttgaatcagAGTAGTTGCAGCTTGGTCCAGGAACTGTAACCACATTGATCTTTTTTTCTTAACCcttcctattcatacaaacccagggaggtcgtcgatactgttaacgaaacAGACGACATCCTTAAGAGCATTGGCTGTTACCTCGCGAATATTCAGAGCTGACTGACATTTGCATACCATGCTTTCAGCTTTTTCTGCTTCCGTTCCACATAGCCTGCAAATATCATCTACTGACTTTCCCAAGCggtacaaaagatatttgcacTGACAGTGACCTGTCAACAGTCCCACCATTatccgaagctcagctcgtggcaaCTTCAAAAGCTTTCGGGTATAGATTGG is drawn from Harmonia axyridis chromosome 7, icHarAxyr1.1, whole genome shotgun sequence and contains these coding sequences:
- the LOC123684559 gene encoding uncharacterized protein LOC123684559 gives rise to the protein MRSPSDDVPQNESCQSQSQTSYFSHSNSVNLLPANSTVLLATAQVDIQDAWGNFQKVRVLLDAGSQINIISQSCVNKLGLQISKTALSITGIGESSSTASGSTVCSIRPTGQINPSFTFDAVVLPKICTQMPTSLVQFSNWKCISNKKLADPEFSTPHSVDILLGADIFPLVLKDGRIKGNGSEPTALETVFGWVFMGQIQSPSRSMNSFHLSLCDSSLNSTLKRFWELEEVPTTTSSSPEDQRCEQLFVEGHSRDASGRYTVALPFESGKCVCFGDTYSLALRRFLSLERRLIRTPEVYREYCHFMKDYLSSNHMSSVITDVETENNFYIPHHCIIKPDSASTKLRVVFDASAHLPGKLSLNDALLIGPKLQKDIFVILLNFRVHTFVFTADIKQMYRQILIQPSHRDYQRILWRFSPSEPIGAYRLNTVTYGVAPAPFLALRTLSQLAEDEGASFPNASKILLRDIYVDDIVTGCDDLEQAKVLVDELISLLECGGFELRKWCSNSHELLSRVPLDHQHQHSINFDADSAIKILGLKWFPSLDEFSYSVKSSGEVCSKRSILSDLSRIFDPLGFLAPFTFLAKHLIQHLWTLGLQWDDSLPVEVNNRWNQCKSELHELAKLKIPRLLASGSYSRCELHGFGDSSERGYAAVIYLRFFYPNGSVGTSFVCGKSKVSPVKRISIPRLELCACLLLSKLISLVLSIYSSSFQISKVFAWSDSTVALTWIRSSPHRWKSFVSNRTTQIQELVSPELWYHVKSRDNPADCASRGLTPVELLNCTLWWAGPYWLRSEETTFDRREMESDQNLVREEERHISLPTFVCSQFVPELLSKFSSLSKIQRIVVYVFRFVHNLKNSKSRINGIVSSMDLKHAFTFIIKQVQQSVFQADIANIQNEKPISKGLRKLNIFIGEDGVLRVGGRLSFSGLSYDHKHPALLPSSHRLTELIIQHFHRVYHHPGAQTLQFLLTQQVWILSARRAINKVISRCHTCLRVKPKASQPLMGNLPSLRVNQLKPFQCVGVDYGGPFQTTMSRTRGSKSFKSYICLFVCFTTKALHLELVSDLTSNAFLAALRRFIARRGRCNHIFSDGGTNFKGAYRELSNYMQNALIEEQIKWSFNAPSGPHFGGLWESGIKSVKSHLLRIIGDQILIYEEFYTVLTQIEALLNSRPLCPLSNDPNDISALTPGHFLTLAPLTALPEPDLSHLSMGRLSRWQLLTRIHQDFWKRWYLEYLNTLQQRKKWFDKTTDCLSIGTLVLIKDDQLPPLRWRLGRIEKLHHGADKIARVASVRTTQGILQRPVVKLCPLPLQ